Proteins encoded together in one Bradyrhizobium sp. PSBB068 window:
- a CDS encoding DUF1330 domain-containing protein: MTVYVIVQLKMTDRAAYDRYQARFFDVFRKFNGRLLSADEHPAVLEGNWDRDKLVLMSFPDEAAFRAWSESPEYVEISRDRKAGAQGIVLLAKGFAP, encoded by the coding sequence GTGACTGTCTATGTGATCGTGCAACTCAAGATGACCGACCGCGCCGCTTATGATCGGTATCAGGCACGCTTCTTCGATGTGTTCAGGAAGTTCAACGGGCGGCTGCTGTCGGCCGACGAACATCCCGCGGTCCTTGAAGGCAATTGGGACCGCGACAAGCTGGTGCTGATGTCATTCCCTGACGAGGCGGCATTCCGCGCCTGGTCGGAATCGCCCGAATACGTCGAGATCTCCCGGGATCGCAAGGCCGGTGCGCAAGGCATTGTGCTGCTAGCGAAGGGCTTTGCACCATGA
- a CDS encoding HdeD family acid-resistance protein, with translation MADTHARSGPGNDLPLPGLLRSLADNWWLLLLRGLAAVAFGILAIIWPGLTLITLTWLWGAYALSDGVIAIWAALNASGGDAGPRWWLGLSGIASILAGVVAFWYTGMTTVVLLMFIAAWAIVIGATQIWGAIALRSVLQNEWLLILNGILSIAFGVILMVQPGAGALAVVWMIAWFAIFFGCLYIALAFRLRQYKRG, from the coding sequence ATGGCTGATACGCATGCTCGGAGCGGACCGGGGAACGATCTTCCTCTTCCTGGACTGTTGCGCTCACTCGCGGATAATTGGTGGCTTCTGCTGTTGCGCGGCCTGGCCGCCGTCGCCTTTGGCATTCTGGCGATCATTTGGCCCGGCCTGACGCTGATCACATTGACCTGGCTGTGGGGCGCCTACGCGCTGAGCGACGGTGTGATTGCGATATGGGCTGCCCTCAACGCCTCCGGCGGCGACGCCGGCCCGCGTTGGTGGCTGGGCCTCAGCGGCATCGCCAGCATCCTCGCCGGCGTGGTGGCGTTCTGGTACACCGGAATGACCACGGTCGTGCTGCTGATGTTTATCGCCGCCTGGGCCATCGTCATCGGTGCAACCCAGATCTGGGGCGCCATCGCGCTGCGCAGCGTGCTGCAGAACGAATGGCTGCTCATCCTCAACGGAATCCTGTCGATTGCCTTCGGCGTCATTCTGATGGTGCAGCCAGGCGCCGGTGCTCTGGCGGTAGTCTGGATGATTGCCTGGTTTGCGATCTTCTTCGGCTGTCTCTACATCGCGCTCGCCTTCCGGCTGCGGCAGTACAAGCGCGGCTAG
- a CDS encoding PRC-barrel domain-containing protein: MKRRIMVFIVGIGLTMPVVALAQVAGSTLLGVSYGELRDVTVGWSAKRLILGHPVYNNMDERIGAIEDIIVTPDKSVSYAIINAGGFLAVAKHNVAVPVSQFKLDGEKLILPGATKDALKASPAFEYAN; this comes from the coding sequence ATGAAGCGTAGGATTATGGTTTTCATCGTCGGCATCGGTTTGACGATGCCGGTCGTTGCCCTGGCACAAGTCGCCGGATCGACGCTGCTCGGCGTCAGTTACGGCGAACTGCGCGACGTGACGGTCGGCTGGAGCGCCAAGCGTCTGATCCTGGGGCATCCGGTCTACAACAACATGGATGAGCGCATCGGTGCGATCGAGGACATCATCGTCACGCCCGACAAGTCGGTCTCTTACGCCATCATCAATGCCGGCGGGTTCCTGGCGGTCGCCAAGCACAACGTCGCCGTTCCGGTCTCGCAGTTCAAGCTGGATGGCGAAAAGCTGATCCTGCCCGGCGCGACCAAGGACGCCTTGAAGGCATCGCCCGCGTTCGAATACGCCAACTGA
- a CDS encoding AraC family transcriptional regulator codes for MADAAMIPPGPDDKVYPVIKLAMIIDALAAEGIPARDALAGVHLSSEAISSPATRISLNQVIEGYRNADRLSHDPHFSYHAGLRFHLSAYGMYGFAILSSMDYRQTMQFAEKYHQLATPLAELHFKEEGGCGVWTINPMPHSRMDASLYRFVLETQFGICISLQRDVMGSSFAARELHVTYPRPDDAAKYPEVFGCPVSFGQPDNRIVFDATWLDGTPRLGNEITYATVVGLCDHLMDELKLGAGVAGKVRRVLLTNLMRPLNFAQIAHDVNMGERTLRRKLREEGTSFRELVDQLRMDMAIKYLRDTDLTVEAISESLGFSDAANFRQAFRRWTNAAPQAYRNISGKAAMPA; via the coding sequence TTGGCCGATGCCGCGATGATCCCGCCGGGCCCGGACGACAAGGTTTACCCGGTCATCAAGCTCGCCATGATCATCGACGCGCTGGCCGCGGAGGGAATCCCTGCGCGGGATGCGCTTGCAGGCGTGCACCTCTCCAGTGAGGCAATCTCCTCGCCCGCGACGCGGATCTCGCTCAATCAGGTGATTGAGGGCTACCGCAACGCCGACAGGCTCTCGCACGATCCTCACTTCTCATATCACGCGGGCTTGCGGTTTCATCTCTCGGCATATGGGATGTATGGGTTCGCGATCCTCAGCAGCATGGATTATCGCCAGACCATGCAGTTTGCCGAGAAGTACCATCAGCTCGCGACGCCGCTCGCCGAACTTCATTTCAAGGAAGAGGGCGGTTGCGGAGTCTGGACCATCAATCCGATGCCGCATTCGCGCATGGATGCCTCCCTCTACAGGTTCGTGTTGGAAACGCAGTTCGGCATTTGCATCTCGCTTCAGCGCGACGTCATGGGCTCGTCGTTTGCGGCAAGAGAGCTCCACGTGACATACCCTCGGCCCGACGATGCGGCGAAGTATCCGGAAGTCTTTGGATGTCCGGTGTCGTTCGGCCAACCCGACAACCGGATCGTGTTTGACGCGACCTGGCTCGATGGCACGCCAAGGCTTGGGAACGAGATCACCTACGCGACGGTGGTCGGGCTGTGCGATCATCTGATGGATGAGCTCAAGCTTGGCGCCGGGGTCGCCGGCAAGGTCCGGCGCGTCCTCCTGACCAATCTGATGCGACCGCTCAACTTTGCTCAGATCGCCCACGACGTAAACATGGGCGAGCGCACGCTGCGACGGAAGCTGCGCGAGGAGGGCACGTCGTTTCGCGAGTTGGTGGATCAGTTGCGAATGGACATGGCCATCAAATATCTGCGCGATACCGACCTGACCGTCGAGGCCATCTCGGAGTCGCTGGGCTTCAGCGATGCCGCCAATTTCAGGCAGGCGTTCCGCCGCTGGACCAACGCGGCACCGCAAGCCTACAGGAATATTTCCGGCAAAGCCGCGATGCCGGCCTGA
- a CDS encoding metallopeptidase family protein, whose translation MWTTAKAPSLAEMEAMAHEIFERLPRTFRALCEGLIIRVDDFPTDEVLDEMQAESEFDLLGLFHGIGLPQQSHGDVARLPNLVWLYRRPILDYWAEHDETLGHIVRHVLIHEIGHHFGLSDADMEAIEADAG comes from the coding sequence ATGTGGACCACAGCAAAGGCCCCCTCGCTGGCCGAGATGGAAGCCATGGCGCACGAGATTTTCGAGCGCCTGCCTCGGACGTTCCGGGCCCTCTGCGAGGGCCTGATCATCCGTGTCGACGACTTCCCGACCGACGAGGTGCTCGACGAGATGCAGGCCGAGAGCGAATTCGACTTGCTCGGCCTGTTTCACGGCATCGGCCTGCCGCAGCAGAGCCATGGCGACGTGGCCCGGCTGCCCAACCTGGTCTGGCTCTACCGCCGGCCGATCCTCGACTATTGGGCGGAACACGACGAGACCCTCGGCCACATCGTGCGCCACGTGCTGATCCACGAAATCGGCCACCATTTCGGCCTCTCCGACGCCGATATGGAGGCGATTGAGGCCGATGCGGGGTAA
- the leuD gene encoding 3-isopropylmalate dehydratase small subunit — MDKFTTLEGVAAPLKIINVDTDMIIPKQYLKTIKRTGLGKGLFSEQRYKDDGSENPDFVLNQSAYRNAKVLVAGDNFGCGSSREHAPWALLDFGIRCVISTSFGDIFYNNCFKNGILPIRVSQEDLDKLFDDAERGANATLTIDLPSQEIRGPDGGKVKFEIDPFRKHCLINGLDDIGLTMEKKKSIDSFEAKLKERAWA, encoded by the coding sequence ATGGACAAGTTCACCACGCTGGAAGGCGTCGCGGCACCGCTGAAGATCATCAATGTCGACACCGACATGATCATTCCGAAGCAGTACCTCAAGACCATCAAGCGCACCGGCCTTGGCAAGGGGCTTTTCTCCGAGCAGCGCTACAAGGATGACGGCAGCGAGAACCCCGATTTCGTCCTCAACCAGTCCGCCTATCGCAATGCGAAGGTGCTGGTCGCCGGCGACAATTTCGGCTGCGGCTCGAGCCGCGAGCACGCGCCCTGGGCGCTGCTCGACTTCGGCATCCGCTGCGTGATCTCGACCTCGTTCGGCGACATCTTCTACAACAACTGCTTCAAGAACGGCATCCTGCCGATCCGCGTGTCGCAGGAAGACCTCGACAAGCTGTTCGACGATGCCGAGCGCGGCGCCAACGCGACGCTGACCATCGACCTCCCCAGCCAGGAGATCCGCGGCCCCGACGGCGGCAAGGTCAAGTTCGAGATCGATCCGTTCCGCAAGCACTGCCTGATCAACGGTCTCGACGACATCGGCCTGACGATGGAGAAGAAGAAGTCGATCGACAGCTTTGAAGCCAAGCTCAAGGAGCGTGCCTGGGCTTGA
- a CDS encoding CoA ester lyase — protein MIRPRRSLLFMPGSNARALEKARTLPADGIILDLEDSVAPDAKAVAREQIAKAVAARGFGKREVLIRINALDTPWWVDDIGMAGKAQPDGILVPKISTVDDLNAVADRLSDINAPASIRVWAMIETARAVLDADKLAAASKDSEIRLAGFVFGPNDIARETRIRMKPGRAAMIPMITHCILATRAHGLEILDGPYGDISNIDGFAEECAQGRDLGFDGKTLIHPSHIDACNAIFTPPEAEVAEARKIIAAFAQPENVSRGAIQLDGRMVERLHAEMAKRTIAIADAIAALGH, from the coding sequence ATGATCCGCCCGCGCCGCAGCCTGTTGTTCATGCCGGGATCGAATGCACGGGCGCTGGAGAAGGCCCGCACGCTGCCCGCCGACGGTATTATCCTCGATCTGGAGGATTCCGTTGCCCCCGACGCCAAGGCCGTCGCCCGCGAGCAGATCGCCAAGGCGGTCGCCGCCAGGGGTTTTGGCAAGCGCGAGGTGCTGATCCGCATCAACGCGCTCGATACGCCCTGGTGGGTCGACGACATCGGCATGGCCGGCAAGGCGCAGCCTGACGGCATCCTGGTTCCCAAGATTTCCACCGTGGACGACCTCAACGCTGTCGCCGATCGCCTCAGCGACATCAATGCTCCTGCCTCGATCCGGGTCTGGGCCATGATCGAGACCGCACGCGCGGTGCTCGACGCCGACAAGCTCGCGGCCGCATCGAAGGATTCCGAAATCCGGCTCGCCGGCTTCGTGTTCGGGCCGAACGATATCGCGCGCGAAACCCGGATCCGGATGAAGCCGGGACGCGCGGCGATGATCCCGATGATCACGCATTGCATCCTCGCGACCCGCGCACACGGGCTCGAGATCCTCGACGGCCCCTATGGCGACATCAGCAACATCGACGGCTTCGCGGAGGAATGCGCGCAGGGCCGCGATCTCGGTTTCGACGGCAAGACGCTGATCCACCCGAGCCACATCGACGCGTGCAACGCGATCTTCACGCCGCCGGAGGCCGAAGTCGCCGAGGCCCGCAAGATCATCGCAGCCTTCGCACAGCCGGAGAACGTCTCGCGCGGCGCGATCCAGCTCGACGGCCGCATGGTCGAGCGCCTGCACGCCGAGATGGCCAAGCGCACGATCGCGATCGCGGATGCGATCGCTGCGTTGGGGCATTAG
- a CDS encoding carbonic anhydrase, protein MKFFPKQLIDGYRTFATQRLPTEQSRYRDLSERGQFPETMVIGCCDSRVSPEVIFDAGPGELFVVRNIANLVPVYQPDSNAHGVSAALEYAVTVLKVKNIVVLGHAQCGGIRAFVDKIKPLTPGDFIGKWMQMFIKPGEVVEQRDHESMQDFVTRIEKAAVFRSLENLMTFPFVRERVENGEMQLHGAYFGVAEGSLFVLDRVAKEFISVTEALKAGE, encoded by the coding sequence ATGAAATTCTTTCCGAAGCAGTTGATCGACGGCTACCGGACCTTCGCGACCCAGCGGTTGCCGACTGAACAGTCGCGCTATCGGGACCTGTCGGAACGCGGCCAGTTTCCCGAAACCATGGTGATCGGCTGCTGCGATTCCCGCGTCTCGCCCGAGGTGATCTTCGACGCGGGTCCGGGCGAATTGTTCGTGGTCCGGAACATCGCCAATCTGGTTCCGGTCTATCAGCCCGACAGCAACGCCCACGGCGTGTCGGCCGCGCTGGAATACGCCGTGACCGTGCTGAAGGTGAAGAACATCGTGGTGCTGGGCCATGCCCAGTGCGGCGGTATCCGCGCCTTCGTCGACAAGATCAAGCCGCTGACCCCCGGCGATTTCATCGGCAAATGGATGCAGATGTTCATCAAGCCGGGCGAGGTGGTCGAGCAGCGCGACCATGAGAGCATGCAGGACTTCGTCACCCGCATCGAGAAGGCCGCGGTGTTCCGCTCGCTGGAGAATTTGATGACCTTCCCGTTCGTCCGCGAACGCGTGGAGAACGGCGAGATGCAGCTGCACGGCGCCTATTTCGGCGTCGCCGAGGGCTCGCTGTTCGTGCTCGACCGGGTCGCCAAGGAATTCATCAGCGTCACTGAAGCCCTGAAGGCCGGCGAGTAG
- a CDS encoding TIGR00645 family protein — protein MSEQSAPTPASPATPRIMRGFEYVLFNSRWLMAPFYVGLVVALAVLLLKFARMLWEFVLHASGYKSTEVILDALALIDVTLVANLILIVVFSGYENFVSRIDTSGNPNWPIWITKIDFAGLKQKLLASIVAISAIHVLEAFLNIDSAFDATRMTWLVAVHLVFVISALLLALSDRWGNAHDEA, from the coding sequence ATGTCGGAACAATCGGCTCCCACCCCAGCAAGTCCGGCGACGCCGCGCATCATGCGCGGCTTCGAATATGTGCTGTTCAACAGCCGCTGGCTGATGGCGCCGTTCTATGTCGGCCTGGTCGTGGCGCTCGCGGTGCTGCTGCTGAAATTCGCGCGCATGCTGTGGGAGTTCGTGCTGCATGCGTCCGGCTACAAGTCGACGGAAGTCATCCTCGACGCGCTGGCGCTGATCGACGTTACGCTGGTCGCCAACCTCATTCTGATCGTGGTGTTCTCGGGCTACGAGAACTTCGTCTCGCGCATCGACACGTCAGGCAACCCGAACTGGCCGATCTGGATCACCAAGATCGACTTTGCCGGGCTGAAGCAGAAGCTGCTGGCCTCGATCGTCGCGATCTCGGCGATCCACGTGCTGGAAGCGTTCCTGAACATCGATTCCGCGTTCGACGCGACGCGGATGACGTGGCTCGTCGCCGTGCACCTGGTGTTCGTGATCTCGGCGCTGTTGCTTGCGCTCTCCGATCGCTGGGGCAACGCTCACGACGAGGCGTAG
- a CDS encoding aspartate-semialdehyde dehydrogenase, with protein MGYKVAVVGATGNVGREMLNILDERKFPADEVVVLASRRSVGIEVSYGDRTLKVKALEHYDFSDIDICLMSAGGSVSKEWSPRIGAAGAVVIDNSSAWRMDPDVPLIVPEVNADAAAGFTKKNIIANPNCSTAQLVVALKPLHDKATITRVVVSTYQSVSGAGKDAMDELFSQTKAVYTNDELINKKFPKRIAFNVIPQIDVFMEDGFTKEEWKMMAETKKILDPKIKLTATCVRVPVFVGHSEAVNVEFANPITADEARNILRNAPGCLVIDKHEPGGYVTPYEAAGEDATYISRIREDATVENGLAFWCVSDNLRKGAALNAVQIAEVLINRKLITAKKKAA; from the coding sequence ATGGGTTACAAAGTCGCGGTGGTCGGTGCGACCGGCAATGTCGGGCGCGAAATGCTCAACATTCTCGACGAGCGCAAATTCCCCGCCGACGAGGTCGTGGTGCTGGCCTCGCGCCGCAGCGTCGGCATCGAGGTCTCCTATGGCGACCGCACCCTGAAGGTGAAGGCGCTCGAGCATTATGATTTCTCCGACATCGACATCTGCCTGATGTCGGCCGGCGGCTCGGTGTCCAAGGAATGGTCGCCCAGGATCGGCGCGGCCGGCGCTGTGGTGATCGACAATTCGTCGGCCTGGCGCATGGATCCGGACGTGCCGCTGATCGTGCCGGAAGTGAACGCAGATGCGGCCGCCGGGTTCACCAAGAAGAACATCATCGCCAACCCGAACTGCTCGACCGCGCAGCTCGTCGTCGCACTGAAGCCGCTGCACGACAAGGCAACGATCACCCGTGTCGTGGTGTCGACCTATCAATCGGTGTCGGGCGCCGGCAAGGACGCGATGGACGAGTTGTTCTCGCAGACCAAGGCCGTCTACACCAATGACGAGCTGATCAATAAGAAGTTTCCCAAGCGCATCGCCTTCAACGTCATTCCCCAGATCGACGTCTTCATGGAAGACGGCTTCACCAAGGAAGAGTGGAAGATGATGGCGGAGACCAAGAAAATTCTTGATCCCAAGATCAAGCTGACCGCGACCTGCGTGCGCGTGCCGGTGTTCGTCGGTCACTCCGAGGCGGTCAATGTCGAGTTCGCCAATCCGATCACCGCGGACGAGGCGCGCAACATCCTGCGCAATGCGCCGGGCTGCCTCGTGATCGACAAGCACGAGCCGGGTGGCTACGTCACGCCCTATGAGGCCGCCGGTGAGGACGCGACCTATATCAGCCGCATCCGCGAGGATGCGACGGTGGAGAATGGTCTCGCGTTCTGGTGCGTATCGGACAATCTGCGCAAGGGCGCGGCGCTCAATGCCGTGCAGATCGCCGAGGTCCTGATCAACCGCAAGCTGATCACCGCGAAGAAAAAAGCGGCGTAA
- the leuB gene encoding 3-isopropylmalate dehydrogenase → MATHKLLLLPGDGIGPEVMAEVQRVIDWLNAQGIARFETEQGLVGGSAYDAHKVSISEADMAKANAADAVIFGAVGGPKWDSVPYEVRPEAGLLRLRKDLGLFANLRPAVCYPALADASSLKREVVEGLDIMIVRELTGGVYFGEPKTITDLGNGQKRAIDTQVYDTFEIERIGRVAFELARKRKNKVTSMEKRNVMKSGVLWNEVMTQVHAREYKDVTLEHQLADSGGMNLVKTPKQFDVIVTDNLFGDMLSDIAAMLTGSLGLLPSASLGKEDAKTKERKALYEPVHGSAPDIAGRGLANPIAMIASFGMALRYSFGMGDLADKVDAAIAAVLASGLRTADIKSAGTTPVSTAQMGEAILTELQKLHA, encoded by the coding sequence TGATCGACTGGCTGAATGCGCAGGGCATCGCCAGGTTCGAGACCGAGCAGGGCCTGGTCGGCGGCTCCGCCTATGACGCGCACAAGGTGTCGATCTCGGAAGCCGACATGGCCAAGGCCAATGCGGCCGACGCCGTGATCTTCGGCGCGGTCGGCGGTCCGAAGTGGGACAGCGTGCCCTATGAGGTGCGCCCGGAGGCCGGCCTGCTGCGGCTGCGCAAGGATCTCGGCCTGTTCGCCAATCTGCGACCGGCAGTGTGCTATCCGGCGCTGGCGGATGCCTCGAGCCTCAAGCGCGAGGTGGTCGAAGGCCTTGACATCATGATCGTGCGCGAACTGACCGGCGGCGTCTATTTCGGCGAGCCGAAGACCATCACCGATCTCGGCAACGGCCAGAAGCGCGCGATCGACACCCAGGTCTACGACACCTTCGAGATCGAGCGGATCGGTCGCGTTGCCTTCGAGCTGGCACGCAAGCGCAAGAACAAGGTGACGTCGATGGAGAAGCGCAACGTCATGAAGTCGGGCGTGCTCTGGAACGAGGTCATGACCCAGGTCCATGCGCGCGAATACAAGGACGTCACGCTGGAGCATCAGCTCGCCGATTCCGGCGGCATGAACCTGGTCAAGACGCCGAAGCAGTTCGACGTCATCGTGACCGACAATCTGTTCGGCGACATGCTGTCCGACATCGCGGCGATGCTGACGGGCTCGCTCGGCCTGCTGCCGTCGGCGTCGCTCGGCAAGGAGGACGCCAAGACCAAGGAGCGCAAGGCTTTGTATGAGCCGGTGCACGGCTCGGCGCCCGATATCGCAGGCCGAGGCCTCGCCAATCCGATCGCGATGATCGCCTCGTTCGGCATGGCGCTGCGCTATTCGTTCGGCATGGGCGATCTCGCCGACAAGGTCGATGCCGCGATTGCCGCCGTGCTCGCCAGCGGCCTGCGCACCGCCGACATCAAGTCGGCCGGCACCACGCCGGTCAGCACCGCGCAGATGGGCGAGGCGATCCTGACGGAATTGCAGAAGCTGCACGCGTAA